CGGCTCTCCAAGTGCATAACGACGGCGCGCGCCTCCTGCCCCGCCTCAACCTCCTTCGGTGCTCACGCACCAAGCAACACCGGAGCACTCGTCCCTCGTGACGAGTGCTCTTCCCTTTGTGAAACGCTCATCCTGATACCACTACTCCCTAGCTTACTATCCCCTAGCTCACTATGCGCGTACCTCCCCGATCCCGCCCTTCATGTAGAACTGCTGCTCGGGGACGTCGTCGAGATCGCCGTTGAGGATCATCTTGAATCCCTTGACCGTGTCCTCGCGCTTCACGTATGCGCCGGGCGTGCCCGTGAACGTCTCGGCCACGAAGAACGGCTGGGAGAGGAACTTCTGCACCTTGCGCGCGCGGGACACGGTCCGCTTGTCCTCCTCGGAGAGCTCCTCCATGCCGAGAATTGCGATGATGTCCTGGAGGTCCTTGTAGCGCTGGAGGACGCGCTGGACGCCGCGTGTGACGTCGTAGTGCTCAGTGCCTACGATCGCTGGATCAAGAATCGTGGATGTCGAGTCCAACGGGTCCACTGCCGGATAGATGCCGAGCTCCGCGAGCGATCGCGCGAGCACGACCGTGGAGTCCAGGTGGGAAAACGTCGTCGCTGGTGCCGGATCGGTGAGGTCGTCCGCGGGAACGTACACGGCCTGCACGGAGGTGATGGACCCGTCCGTGGTGGAGGTGATGCGCTCCTGGAGCTCGCCCATCTCCTGCGCGAGTGTCGGCTGGTACCCCACGGCGGACGGAATGCGGCCGAGGAGCGCGGACACCTCGGAGCCGGCCTGTGTAAATCGAAAGATATTGTCTATGAACAAGAGAACGTCCTGCTTCGCCTCGTCGCGGAAGTACTCGGCCATCGTGAGACCGGAGAGTGCCACGCGAGCGCGTGCGCCGGGCGGTTCATTCATCTGCCCAAAGACGAGCGTCGTCTTATCGAGCACGCCGGACTCGCGCATCTCGTGGTAGAGGTCGTTCCCCTCGCGCGTGCGCTCGCCCACACCGGCGAAGACGGACACGCCGCCGTGCTCCTGTGCGATGTTGCGGATGAGCTCCATGATAATGACGGTCTTCCCGACGCCCGCACCGCCAAAGAGCCCCACCTTGCCGCCCTTGAGAATGGGACACACGAGGTCCACCACCTTGATGCCGGTCTCCAGCACTTCCGCTTTCGTGGACTGCTTGATGAACGCGGGCGCGGGACGATGGATCGGCCACGTCGTTTTTGCCTGGATGGGTTCCTTTCCGTCAATCACCTCACCGATGACGTTGAACATGCGCCCGAGCGTCTCCTTGCCGACCGGTACACTGATCGGTGCGCCCGTGTCACGCACCTCCATGCCGCGACGCAGCCCGTCCGTCGTCTGCATGGCAATGCAGCGCACCTCGGAGCTGCCGAGCTGCTGCTGGACCTCAAGAACCACGCGCCCATCCGCGTGCTCCACCACGAGCGCGGTGCCGATTGCCGGCGGAACGCCCTCCGTGATGACATCAACGACCGGGCCGAGAATTTTCGTAATGGTTGTCATAGGTATGAACGTTGCCGCCTCCTTATAATCAGCGCATGATCTGTGCTATCTGCGCAGCGATCTCCCTCAGTGTGCGAGCGCAGCACTCCCCGCGCTGATTTCTGCAATTTCTTGGGTGATGACGGCCTGCCGCGCGCGGTTGAATGACAGCGAGAGCGCGTCAATCATCTCCGATGCCGCATCCGATGCGCTCCGCATGGCCACCATGCGCGCGGAGTGCTCCGATGCGCCGGTGTCCAGGTACGCCTGGTACACCTGGAGCTCCACGAGTCGCGGCAGCATCGTCGAGAGCACTGCGTGCGGGCTTGGCTCCATGAGGATGGTCGTGGCACCGCGTGCGCTGGGTGCGCGCTCCGCATTTGCCGGTACGCCCGCCTGCGGCCCGAGCTCCGCGAATCGCTGGAGCGGGAGGAGTGTACGGACGATCGGCCGCTGTTGGAGTGCCGACATGAAGTCCGTGAACGCGATGCGGACGCTGGTCACCTCCCCGCGCGTGAACGCGTCCATGGCAAGCCGCGCGGCCGGACGGAGCTCTGCAATCTTTGGCGCGACGCTCTTGTCCGTGAACGATGCGACGAGCTCCCAGCCCTGACGCTTGATGAACTGCTCGGCCTTCTTCCCGATGGTGACAAACTGCACCCGCTGCTCTGCACGCTCCCGCACGTCGCGCTGGAGTGTCCGGAAGAGCTGTGCGTTGAACCCGCCGCAGAGTCCTCGATCCGATGCCATGACCATATACAGCACGCCGGCATCCGCGTGCGCACCGTCTGATGCCTGCCGGAGGAGCGGGTGCATCGCTTCTGTCACCACCCCCGTGAGCGATGTCACCATCTCCCACGCGAGATGCGCGTACGCGCGGGACTGCAACGCTGCGGCGACCGCGCGGCGCATCTTTGCCGCCGCGACCATCTCCATGGCGCTGGTGATCTTTCGCGTGTTCTGGACGGACGTAATCCGCCGCCTGATGAGTCGGGGTGATACGGCCATAACACCTGCTACGCGGCGCGCTCACATTGCGCGCCGTACTCCTCGAGCATCGCCTTGAGCTCGTCCTCACGTCCGTCGTCGAGCGTGCCGGACTCCTCGAGTGCCTTCCAGAGGCCGGCGCGCGTATCGCGGAAAAACGGTACGAGGCCGGCAATCCACTCCTGCATGCGTGCAAGCGCGATGTGATCTGCGAATCCCTGCGTTCCGGCGTAGACGTAGGCCACTTGGAGTGGGAGCGGACGCGGTGCGTACTGACCCTGCTTGAGAATCTCCACCAACCGTTGGCCCCGCTCGAGCTGCTTCCGCGTCGTCTCGTCGAGCTCACTCGCAAACTGTGAGAACGCTTCGAGTTCACGGAACTGCGCGAGTTCGAGGCGAAGCTTCCCTGCCACTTTCTTCATCGCCTTCCGCTGCGCGGCCGATCCCACACGGGACACGGACAACCCGACGTTCACCGCAGGACGCACACCCTTATAGAAGAGATCCGGCTCGAGGTAGATTTGACCGTCCGTAATCGAGATGACGTTCGTAGGAATATACGCCGACACGTCGCCCGCCTGGGTCTCGATGATGGGTAGTGCGGTGAGCGAGCCGCCACCGTGCGCGTCGCTGAGCTTCGCGGCGCGCTCGAGCAGACGCGAGTGGAGGTAGAACACGTCTCCTGGGTACGCCTCACGTCCGGGCGGTCGCTTGAGGAGGAGCGAGACCTGTCGGTACGCCCACGCGTGCTTCGAGAGGTCATCGTACACGACGAGTGCGTCGCGACCCTGCTGCATGAACCACTCGCCGATCGCGCAGCCGGAGAATGGCGCGACGTACCACAGCGCGGCCGGATCGGATGCGCCGGCAAGGACGACAACCGTGTACTCCATCGCACCGGCTGCTTCAAGTCGTGCGACGAGTTTTGCTACCTTGGACTCCTTCTGACCGATTGCGACGTAGATGCAGGTGAGATCCTTTCCCTTCTGATTGATGATCGTGTCAATGGCGATGGCGGTCTTCCCGGTCTGTCGGTCGCCAATGATGAGCTCCCGCTGCCCGCGTCCCACGGGGATCATCGCGTCAATCGCCGTGATGCCGGTCTCCACGGGCTGGTGCACGGACTTGCGCGTGATGACGCCGGGCGCCACGCGGTCAACGGGAAGCCGCTCCGTAGATGCGATCGGCCCCTTCCCATCCACGGGGTTGCCGAGCGGGTCAACAACGCGACCAACGAACGCCGGGCCGACCGGAACGGAGAGGACGGTGCCCGTCCCGCGCACGCGATCGCCCTCGCGCACCCCTGCGGTCTCGCCGAGAATGACGCAGCCCACCGCATCGTCGCCGAGGTTCAACGCGATGCCCATCGTGGGTTCCCGCTGATCTCCCGACCCCTCGTGCATGAACTCCACCATCTCCGCCGCCATGACGTTACGGAGTCCGGCAACGCGTGCGACGCCGTCACCAACATCCATGACCGTCCCGACATTCTCGGGGGTCGTGGTGGGCGTGAATGCGGCGATCTGTGCTTTCAGTTGTTCGACGAGCTGGTGGCTCATAAGATGTGAGAGGTCTAGCGCGTGTGGAGCGCGAGGTGGCGACGGATCCTCCGGAATCGTCCGGCAACTGTTCCGTCCCAAAGACGCGAGTCATTGATGAGCACGCGCAGACCGCCGATGATGGCGCGATCCTCGGTGAATTCCGCGCGCACCTCACCGCCAAGCTGCTCGCGGAGCTGTGTAACGATGCGCTCCTGTTGCTCCGTGCGGAGTGGGATGGCACTCGTCACCATTGCATGCACTACGCCGCCACGCTCGCGCGCGCTCGAGATGATCGCGCGGAGGAGCGACAACGCACGCCGTGTGACGAGCATCCGGATGACCGCGAACGCGTGCGTACTCACGCGATCCTGTACGACGCCGCGGATCACCTGCTCCCGCTGCGCGCTCGACACACCGCTCCGCGAGAAAAATGCCGCAATCGCCGGTTCCCGTTCAAGTATTCCCGCGAACGTTTCGAGATCGCCCACTGCACGGTCGAAGCTCGCAGCGTCTCCCGCGAACTCCCCGAGTGCGCGCGCGTAGTGTGTTGCGGTGATCGTCACAGTGTCGCGGTTTTCAATTCTCGGAGTGCCGCATCCACGAGCTTCTCGTGCTCCGCGGCCGTGAGCGCGTCCGCGGTGGTCTTCTCGGTGACGGCGAGCACGAGGTCGCCGATTTCGCCACGGACGGTCGCGAGCAACGCGGCGTGGACGCGATCCGCGTCCTCCTGCGCGTTCGCGAGAATGACGCTCGCCTCCTCGGTTGCGGCCAGCGTGCGCGTCTTGCGGAGCGTCTCTACCTCCTCCGCTGCTCTGACGAGCACCGCGGCCCGCTCTGCTGCCGCTGCGGCCTGGAGCTGCGTGCGCTCCTGCGCGAGGTCCGCCATGACAACTGTCGCACGCTCCGCGTTCGCAACGCCTTCCGCGATCGTCGCGCGTCGCTTCTCAAGCATGGCCAGCACCGGACGGTAGAGAAACTTCCGGAGGAGAAAAAAAAGCACGAGGAAATTGACGATCTGCGCGATGAGTAGCCGCCAGTCAATGCCCAAATTGGTGAGCAGCTCGCCCATGCTTACACGAACTTGATGATGAGCGCAATGACGAGCGCGTAGATGGCGATGGCCTCCGCGAACGCGATGGAGAGGATCATTGCGGTCTGCACCTTTGACGCGGCCTCCGGATTGCGACCGATGGCCTCCATCGCCGCTGCAGCGAGGCGACCGATAGCGAGTGCCGGCGCGATCGCACCAATCGCGATCGTGAACGCAGCAGCGAGCGACTTCACTGCCTCAACATTCTGAAGGAGGCCCGTTGCGGCCTCGCGAGCAACTTCGGTCGGCATACCTGATGCGTGACTGAACGGCTGGACGAATGAGAAACGAGGGCGTTTCTCGGTGCTCCAACCCTCTCAGTGCGTTAGTGCGCAGCGTGGTGCTGCGCAGCCATGTTCAAATTGACCAAGGTGAGTACTGCGAACACGAGCGCCTGGATGAATCCCACGAACAACTCGAGCAGGAGGAACGGGAGCGGGATCATGTAGGGCACGAGTGTCGTCACAACGATGAGGAGCACCTCGCCCGCAAAAATGTTCCCGAACAATCGGAAGGAGAACGAGATGACTTTCGCAAACTCGGAGATGAGCTCGAGAATGCCAACGAAGAAGCCGATCGGCCCCCGAAAGTTCACAAACTTCCCGAGGTGCGCCATGCCGCCCACCATCGTGACGCCGATAATCTGTGTCACCACCACGGAGAACAGCGCGATGGCGAGCGTCACGTTGAGGTCTGCGGAGGCGGAACGAATGAACGGGATGATGATTCTCTCACCGCGATGTTCACCCCACACACCAATCGTACCAAGTCCCGGGACGAGTTCAATCCAGTTCGACACGATGACGAACAGGAAAATCGTGGCGACGTAGGGAAAGAACTTCAGCGATCGCTCGCGGTCGTGCGTCACACTATCCATGAAACCGAGGAGTGCCTCCACCACCGCTTCCATGACGTGTGCCATCCCGCGTGCAGGAATCATCGCCACGCGCTTTCCCGCGCGGGAACCGAGCACCACGAGGACCACCGATACGAACACCGCCATGACGAGCGTGTTCGTCACCGGGAACGATCCCACGTGCGCAATCGGTTCTGCCGCGAGCGAGATGACCATAGCAAGCTAGTGCTTACCATCAGCGATCACGTCCTTGGCTTTTCGCACGACGAGGATGCTCGAAGCGATGAGCGAGAGGAGGATGCCTCCGAGGAGAAACCACGGTGACGTCCCAAACCGCGCATCGAGCGTGCGCCCGATGAACGCGAAAACAACAATCGGGATGGCAACGAGGTACCCCAGCTGAAACGCGAGCCCGAGTGCAGTCCAAGTCCCATCGTTCTTTCCAGTGTCGTCCATAAACGCAAAATGCGTCCACAGCGACGTGCTGTGGAATATCCATTGTCCTTGCCGCCGACTCATCCGTCAACGATGAAAACAAAAAACAGCTCAACCCAGCATCTTTTTGAATAGACGCTCTGTGTTCTCAACGCTCGAACGCGCGACCTCGTTGAGCGAGAGCTTCTTCTGCTCCGCGACTTTCTCTGCAACGTGTCGCACGTATGCTGGCTCATTACGCTCGCCGCGATGCGGATCCGGCGTGAGGTACGGGCAGTCCGTCTCCACATGGAAACGATCCATTGGCACATCGCGCACGACGCGCATGAGCTCCTCCTGGATGGCGAGCTGTTTCTTCGTTGGCCGGAAGGTGATGACGCCGGTGAATGAAATGTTGAATCCCCTATCGAGGTACCGCTGCGCCTGCTCCCACGTTCCGGAGTAGCAGTGGATGAGCCCGCGCGGCTGCGTGCCGTCCCACGCACCATACGCATCCCCGAGGATCCGGATGGTCTCCTCGTGCGCCGACGCATCGGGACCCTCGCCATCCCGCACGTGCACCATGAGCGGCAACTCCTCCTCGCGTGCGAGCGCGATCTGCTGACGGAACGTGTCCTCCTGGGTGCGCCGCACCTCCTGCGGCGCAAGCCCGTCAGGGATATGATAGAAATCCATACCGCACTCCCCGATCCCCACGGTTTTCGGATGGCGCGCGAGCGCACGGTACGCGTCGAGATCAAAAACCTCCTTACGCGTCCGAAACGCGATACCTTCCGCATCCTCACCCACCTCGTGCTGATCCACCAACGTGTCCACGAGGTGAATCGGGTGCAATCCTACCACCGCCCAAATGTGCTCGTACTGCTCCGCGTACGCCACCGCACGCCGCGACGTATCCATCTGCGATCCGACCGCAAGCATCCACACGCCATCACCATCCGCGCGCCGAATTACCTCTGCCGCGTCATCGTGATACGCATTGAAGTTGATGTGCGTGTGCGCATCAATGAGGAACGGGTGCATACTCCCTACAGCACCTCCCTCGTCAGCACGCTCTCAAGTTCGCGTACGATCGCGGGCAGGAGCGGGATGATGATACTCGCAACACCAACAAGCCAACGTGCAATGTCAGAACCGGCAATGGCCTCCGTCAAGCCAACACTGATCGGGAAACGTACCGCGAGCCACAGGACGCCACCGATGACGAGTGCGCCCTCGAGAAACCCGAAAATCGCACCCGCGAGCCGATTGATCGTCTTGAGAAATGGAATGATCGCGATGATGCGGAATGTCTTATCAATGAGGTAGAACCCAAACCCCACGAGCCGGTTGATGAGCACGAAAAGCACAAAGAAGATCACCACCTTCGCGAGGTTCACGTTTCCACCAAACAACCATCCAAAGTACTCCGCGATGGGCACAAAGAGCCGGCCGGCGAGGAACGCGCCCGCGATAACACCCACGAGCGTCCCCGCCGCGCGGATGAGCCCGGACCACAACCCGTAGAGCACAAAGCCACCGAGGATGATGAGGAGGATGAGCTCGAAGAAGGACATAGGCATTCAGTATAGCACGCTCCCTATTACGTCACCGCGACGATGCGGTAGTGCTTCACGGTTCCGTTGATAGTGACGGACACCTCGTCGCCAGCTGCACGCCCCAGGAGCGCAGCACCGAGTGGTGAACTGTAGGAGATGCGTCCGCGCCCGGGGTTTGTCTCCGAGGACCCAAGGATGGTGTACGTCCGCGGAACGCCGTCGCGCTCGATCGTCACCGTCGAACCAATGCTCACGCGCCCGCGCACCATGGGCTGGTCCTCGATGATGATGGCGTGATCCAGGCGATGTTGGAGCGAGAGGATGCGATTCTGGATGCGCGTGAGCTCCGCCTTGGCCACCGTGTAGCCCACGTTCTCCGACCGATCCCCCATCTCCGCCATGCGGTTGGCCTCATCCGCGGCCTCGCGGAGCTTGCGCGTACGCAAGTCCTCCAGCTCACGTCGAAGTCGCGCCGCTTTCTCTGCGGTGATGACGTAATCGCGCCGCTCCCGCGAACGCCGCTCCGCCTCGCTCTTCCGCTGTGGCACACGCATAGAGGTTTCCCTTGTCTCATCCCGTCACTCTCCGCGTACTCATCATCAGCCCCCCCAACACCTCGAGTTCCATCGTAGCGGAAACCATTAGGTTTCCACGTTTTCTGAAGGAGGTGGCGACCTGAAGGTACGCCGCTACGGGTCCCGCAGATGTCTCTAGGGTACCTCAATACTTCCCCAACTCCTCAAGCGTATCATCCGACGTACCAAAGTGGTGAGCAATCTCATGGCGGAGCGTGTGGGCGATCTCGCGCTGCAATAGTTCAGGGTCATGCCCAAAATCCTGTTCCAACACCTCCTGGAACAGAACAATACGATCCGGAAGCATCGGCTCGTCAATGGTGCGATCCACCTGCGCGACACCTTCGTAGCACGCGTACATGGTCTCGCCGTCCGGCACCGCGCACTCCCGCAACTGCTCCACGGTCGGCGCGACCTCAATAACAACCGCCACATTCCGTAACCGCACACGAAACTGCTCCGGAATATCCTCCATGGCGCAAGCGACAAGTTGATCAAATGAGGAGCGCATAGATGTGTTGGGGCGTCTACAAAACCGTGTCACCTGTATTGGTGTGCCGCCCCATGTTCTCTCACGATTTCTCCAACACGATTTCTTGAGATATCACATCCGACTGTTTTTCTCTACCGACGTTTGCGGCGTACAAACCAAACAACCGCGAACACGAGAGCAGCAATTCCGATCATCGCTATGATAATCGGAAGGACGATCAAAACGTAATGCCACCACTCCCACTGTTCGATCGGCGTAGACACGACATCAGAAAGTCCCGGTCTCCGAAAAAGAGGCCGGCGCGGCCGCCATGCAAGCGCATCATGCGCAAAGCTCGCCCACAGGACGAACACACTCCCCATCACCATCCACGATCGCCGTATACGTCTCATCATACGTTCATGGAGAGCAACATCCTACGTGCTCAGCGGAGACACTTCCGGGGAGAATCCGGCAGTGCGCACTACTGCTGCAACCTCGGCCGACGATTCCGTTTCCATGAGTGCGGCGCGGAGCTCTGCTGCGCCGTGGAAGCCGGAAACATACGCCTTGAAGTGCCGCCGCATGACGGCGAAGCTCTTGTGCGGGAGAATCTGCTCGAAGAGTTGCGCGTGCTCCACCATGACGCGCAAGCGCTCGGCGAGTGGTACATCCTCAATGAGCACATCATGACTGAAGCACCACGGGTTCCCAAAGATGGCACGCCCGAGCATCGCGCCGTCGGCATGCGAGGCGATGACGCGTTCCCGTGCATCCGCAAGGTCGTCCACATCTCCATTTCCGAGGATGACGGTGGAGACGCCCAACGCATCGCGCAGCCGCACGGCTTCCGCAACATGTTCCCACCGCGCCGGAACCAGCGACATCTCCTTCCGCGTCCGCGCATGGAGCGTCACCGCGGCGAGATCCTCCGCGAGGAGCGCGGGCAGCCACGTCGCCACCTCGTCGCGCGCGTACCCAATGCGCGTCTTCACGGAGACGGGCAGTCCCCCCGCCCCACGCTTTGCCGCGCGAATGATCTCGCGCGCGAGCGTGGGGTTCTTCATGAGTGCCGCACCTGCGCCACACGCCTCCACGGTACGATCCGGACACCCCATGTTGATATCCACGCCGTCAAACCCAAGCTCCACTGCTACCGCAGCAGCGTACTCCATCATAGCAGGATCCGCCGTGAAGAACTGCGCGACGATGGGCCGCTCGCTCGCACTGAACATGAGGTCGAACATGAGCGGATTCTCCGCATCCGGTACCCCACGCTTCACGCGCGTGTGCCACAGCCCATCCGCCGAACAGAACTCCGTCCACAGCACATCCGGCTTCCCATACCGCGCGATGACACGCCGAAACGCCGCGTCCGTGACATTCGCCATCGGTGCGAGTGCCATGATCGGCCGCGCGAGTTTCTCCCAGAATGATTCCATACCCCTTCACCTCCCCGCACGCCTCACCACATCGAGGTAATACCGCTCCACCTTCGCCCGCGCCCACGGCGTCTTCCGCAAAAATGTCAAGCTCGACTTCACGCTGGGCTCACTCAAAAAACACTTCACCCGAACCCGCCGCCCCAACTCCTCCCACCCCACATGCTCGACAAGATACTCCAGCATCACCTGGAGCGTTTTCCCATGGAGTGGATCGCGAGGAGGGGCATTCATGAGCACTGATGATACGAACAGCGCCTATACAGTTTTTTTCCGAAACCGCGAAACCGTGTCAAGTCCACTTATCTTAGAATCTTTTTCTGAGAGAAGCACCCCGACATGCTGTCGGGGTGCTGAAGACGGGACCGCTTGAGAGCCCTAGTAACCCCGAAGCGGGACATCCGTCCGCAAGAAGTCCTTGAGCTCGCGCGTCCCGTCATCACCGAGACGCAAATTCGGAACCTCCGTGGTGATGTGCGCGCCACCTCCGGCGAACGTGACGTGCGAGTTCCCCGAGCCCCTGAAGACAGTCCCTCCGTCGAAACGGCTCACCACCATCTCGTCGCGCAGGCGTGCCGCTCCGGCACAGTGCGTCCCTGGATGTGGGGCCCCACATGTGAAGCAGATTCCACCGACACCTCCCATCTTACTCCTCCTTGTTCACCCCTCGAGATCAATCTCAGATGAACGCTATCATCATCTCATCTTCACGCATCGCTCGTCAATGGGAACCGTAGAAATCGAGAGTAAGAGGAGTGAACGGGGTTATGAGTGGTGGACACGCGCAGAGGTTGGTGGTATGTTCATCATGTGACGGACACGCACCTTCCACGCTCGATCCAACGGAGGAACATCATGGGCAGTATCGAGAAACAGATCCGAGAGTACATCGCGAGTCATTTTCACGACCGCACCATGCCATTTCCGGGGTACCTCGACGAGGTCATGGGGGTACTGCGGCCGCTCTGCATCATCGCGGCAACGGGTGAATACCCGCTGGCACAGGCAGATGCGGTGAATCTGGAGCATGTTTCAGACGCCATCGCCACGGCAATGGGGCGCGCAGTGAAGAGCGTCGTGATGGCTTCCGTATCTCGTCCGTTCCCACCACCCGATTGGATGAGCGCCGCGGTGTACCAAGACCATTGCGTGAGCACGTTCTGGGACGAGATCCTCGCATCCCTCCAAGGAACCCTCGGCGGTATCCTTGGAGCACAGTACAGTGCTCGGTATGGGTACGATCGCCTCGCAGCCATCCGTGACGTCTGGCAGGAACATGTAGGAGTTTCCATCGGCGTTGCGGCCATACGAAAGCTCGGGTGGGGAAATGCCCTCTCGTCGGGAGCGCAGATCCGCGTTCCTACCCTCGAACAGCGCATTGCGGAGCTCGGCGTCATCCAGGGAGGTGTGCTCGTTCCGTACCTGGCTGCAGCGACTGTCGGCGATACCGATGTACTCGAGAATCTCTACCAACTCGTCCTCCTGCTCCCAGAGGTGCTCGTACTCGGGGAGCGAAGCGATGCGCCGGGTGTCTGGATCGCACTCGCTGCCTAGCGACGGATCCGAGCAAAGCCCATGACGGAAACATCAGCGTCCCGCCCCTTCACAGGGGCGGGACTACTTTTACAGCAATGGCGTCGGTCCTACTCTCAGTCATCCATGGCTGTCATTTTTGTATCTGTTGGCAATCAAAATTCGCTCTTACGTATTGACGGGCTATACGGGGAGTACTGTTCAGTCCTTAGATTTTTCGTACTGCGAAGTCACTTCCGGGTTCTGGATTTCCGAACACCGCGCCTGCGGATGCGGAACAATCGCCAGCGTAGCGCAGCGAGAGCTCAAAACCGGGATTCGCCGGATCGCCACTGCTTCCTGGAGCGAATACGAGCGACCCCGCAGATTTTGCGAAGATGTTTTCGACGACAGGAACGCGCATCGTTTTTGCGCCGAGCTGCAGTTCGATCTCCGCGCCCCATGCGATGCCAAGCGTGATACGATCCCGTTCCGTGAACGAAGTTTTCACGTTGCCGTAGTTGTCAATGTGCAGCACAATGAACTCCGGCGGCATGAACGGAACATGGTCAAGAGAGAGCGTCGCACCCGTGACCGCGGCGACGTTGCCATCCATAACCGCACCGACGACCGCAGGAAATACGTCCCGTGATCGAAACTGGCTTCCCTCTGCGCTACACTGTGCGAGTGCAAGCGCGGTGATCCGTTCGCGAACGAGCGACAAGCAGTTGCCGGCGTTTGGCGTGACCACGCGTGCGCCCGTGTCCAGTGTTGCGATGACGAGCGGCGCGCCCGCTGCAGCAACGACACCGTTTTCGGTCTGCGTACGCGGGTCAGTGTTCAGGAAAAACGTCGTATCCGCCCCGCGACCCGCAGGGATACCGCGGTGGAGCTGTGCGAGGAGAAATGCGGTATGGATGGTGTTAAATGGTCGCGTCGCAACAAGATCCACCGTGAACGGGGTGGTTGTAGCGCGGCGCACTGCGAGGATGGCCTCCGTGGAAGCGAGACCGTCACTTCCGTAGTCGGCAATGAGGATGAGGTGTGGCATGAATATCACTGTACGTGAAACGAAAAGCGGC
This genomic interval from bacterium contains the following:
- the atpD gene encoding F0F1 ATP synthase subunit beta; amino-acid sequence: MTTITKILGPVVDVITEGVPPAIGTALVVEHADGRVVLEVQQQLGSSEVRCIAMQTTDGLRRGMEVRDTGAPISVPVGKETLGRMFNVIGEVIDGKEPIQAKTTWPIHRPAPAFIKQSTKAEVLETGIKVVDLVCPILKGGKVGLFGGAGVGKTVIIMELIRNIAQEHGGVSVFAGVGERTREGNDLYHEMRESGVLDKTTLVFGQMNEPPGARARVALSGLTMAEYFRDEAKQDVLLFIDNIFRFTQAGSEVSALLGRIPSAVGYQPTLAQEMGELQERITSTTDGSITSVQAVYVPADDLTDPAPATTFSHLDSTVVLARSLAELGIYPAVDPLDSTSTILDPAIVGTEHYDVTRGVQRVLQRYKDLQDIIAILGMEELSEEDKRTVSRARKVQKFLSQPFFVAETFTGTPGAYVKREDTVKGFKMILNGDLDDVPEQQFYMKGGIGEVRA
- the atpG gene encoding ATP synthase F1 subunit gamma — encoded protein: MAVSPRLIRRRITSVQNTRKITSAMEMVAAAKMRRAVAAALQSRAYAHLAWEMVTSLTGVVTEAMHPLLRQASDGAHADAGVLYMVMASDRGLCGGFNAQLFRTLQRDVRERAEQRVQFVTIGKKAEQFIKRQGWELVASFTDKSVAPKIAELRPAARLAMDAFTRGEVTSVRIAFTDFMSALQQRPIVRTLLPLQRFAELGPQAGVPANAERAPSARGATTILMEPSPHAVLSTMLPRLVELQVYQAYLDTGASEHSARMVAMRSASDAASEMIDALSLSFNRARQAVITQEIAEISAGSAALAH
- the atpA gene encoding F0F1 ATP synthase subunit alpha, coding for MSHQLVEQLKAQIAAFTPTTTPENVGTVMDVGDGVARVAGLRNVMAAEMVEFMHEGSGDQREPTMGIALNLGDDAVGCVILGETAGVREGDRVRGTGTVLSVPVGPAFVGRVVDPLGNPVDGKGPIASTERLPVDRVAPGVITRKSVHQPVETGITAIDAMIPVGRGQRELIIGDRQTGKTAIAIDTIINQKGKDLTCIYVAIGQKESKVAKLVARLEAAGAMEYTVVVLAGASDPAALWYVAPFSGCAIGEWFMQQGRDALVVYDDLSKHAWAYRQVSLLLKRPPGREAYPGDVFYLHSRLLERAAKLSDAHGGGSLTALPIIETQAGDVSAYIPTNVISITDGQIYLEPDLFYKGVRPAVNVGLSVSRVGSAAQRKAMKKVAGKLRLELAQFRELEAFSQFASELDETTRKQLERGQRLVEILKQGQYAPRPLPLQVAYVYAGTQGFADHIALARMQEWIAGLVPFFRDTRAGLWKALEESGTLDDGREDELKAMLEEYGAQCERAA
- the atpH gene encoding ATP synthase F1 subunit delta, coding for MTITATHYARALGEFAGDAASFDRAVGDLETFAGILEREPAIAAFFSRSGVSSAQREQVIRGVVQDRVSTHAFAVIRMLVTRRALSLLRAIISSARERGGVVHAMVTSAIPLRTEQQERIVTQLREQLGGEVRAEFTEDRAIIGGLRVLINDSRLWDGTVAGRFRRIRRHLALHTR
- the atpF gene encoding F0F1 ATP synthase subunit B, giving the protein MGELLTNLGIDWRLLIAQIVNFLVLFFLLRKFLYRPVLAMLEKRRATIAEGVANAERATVVMADLAQERTQLQAAAAAERAAVLVRAAEEVETLRKTRTLAATEEASVILANAQEDADRVHAALLATVRGEIGDLVLAVTEKTTADALTAAEHEKLVDAALRELKTATL
- the atpE gene encoding ATP synthase F0 subunit C, which encodes MPTEVAREAATGLLQNVEAVKSLAAAFTIAIGAIAPALAIGRLAAAAMEAIGRNPEAASKVQTAMILSIAFAEAIAIYALVIALIIKFV
- the atpB gene encoding F0F1 ATP synthase subunit A yields the protein MVISLAAEPIAHVGSFPVTNTLVMAVFVSVVLVVLGSRAGKRVAMIPARGMAHVMEAVVEALLGFMDSVTHDRERSLKFFPYVATIFLFVIVSNWIELVPGLGTIGVWGEHRGERIIIPFIRSASADLNVTLAIALFSVVVTQIIGVTMVGGMAHLGKFVNFRGPIGFFVGILELISEFAKVISFSFRLFGNIFAGEVLLIVVTTLVPYMIPLPFLLLELFVGFIQALVFAVLTLVNLNMAAQHHAAH
- a CDS encoding AtpZ/AtpI family protein, which codes for MDDTGKNDGTWTALGLAFQLGYLVAIPIVVFAFIGRTLDARFGTSPWFLLGGILLSLIASSILVVRKAKDVIADGKH
- a CDS encoding TatD family hydrolase, giving the protein MHPFLIDAHTHINFNAYHDDAAEVIRRADGDGVWMLAVGSQMDTSRRAVAYAEQYEHIWAVVGLHPIHLVDTLVDQHEVGEDAEGIAFRTRKEVFDLDAYRALARHPKTVGIGECGMDFYHIPDGLAPQEVRRTQEDTFRQQIALAREEELPLMVHVRDGEGPDASAHEETIRILGDAYGAWDGTQPRGLIHCYSGTWEQAQRYLDRGFNISFTGVITFRPTKKQLAIQEELMRVVRDVPMDRFHVETDCPYLTPDPHRGERNEPAYVRHVAEKVAEQKKLSLNEVARSSVENTERLFKKMLG
- a CDS encoding CvpA family protein, encoding MSFFELILLIILGGFVLYGLWSGLIRAAGTLVGVIAGAFLAGRLFVPIAEYFGWLFGGNVNLAKVVIFFVLFVLINRLVGFGFYLIDKTFRIIAIIPFLKTINRLAGAIFGFLEGALVIGGVLWLAVRFPISVGLTEAIAGSDIARWLVGVASIIIPLLPAIVRELESVLTREVL